The DNA window TAAGTATTTTCAACTTAAGCTCCTAAATAGAAGAAAGCTTTTAACTTTTGTTCAAGACCAAGTTAAAAACCTGGCGCTATTCTCAGGTTTTCAGTCAGAAGACTGAAAACCAGTAGGTGTTAAATCTCATCATTCAAAAATATCCACTGTGGATTCTCTGCGTTAATGAGGGCTTCTTTTTTCTCCCGCCTCCACCCTTTCAGTTCTTTTTCTCTGTCTATGGCATCCTGTGGTGTATCAAAACGCTCCCAATAGATCAGGTGATAGCAAAAATACCTTCCCGTAAAAGTTTTAGGGTTCCCTGCCTGACTAGCGTGTTCCTCCAAACGCCTTACAAGATCATTGGTTACCCCAATATACAAGGTGGTTCGCTTGGGGTTGGTAGTGATATAAACAAAGTAATTGCCGTTCATTTTTTTATGTTTTTTTTAGTCA is part of the Microscilla marina ATCC 23134 genome and encodes:
- a CDS encoding GIY-YIG nuclease family protein, whose translation is MNGNYFVYITTNPKRTTLYIGVTNDLVRRLEEHASQAGNPKTFTGRYFCYHLIYWERFDTPQDAIDREKELKGWRREKKEALINAENPQWIFLNDEI